In Ornithorhynchus anatinus isolate Pmale09 chromosome 17, mOrnAna1.pri.v4, whole genome shotgun sequence, the following proteins share a genomic window:
- the LOC120638929 gene encoding uncharacterized protein LOC120638929 → MVFPECSFCKEHCTRYLGEYSRVGRHNCFPQGASNHEYHLDIWCQAMFIQLFIRKTLYSQPERCINYSARCCQFRKFLFLDQCTNSILQSLSLSFSLFLFQGEKLRRTAKNPHRERFLRSFQSQGKSQARILDQDPGLLSRKPDWCAATIILGITVLILLVRSISLFQKALKNCGNPVGSEKKNMGFSNVSCEGDPGYKSSAQIAAP, encoded by the exons atggtatttcctgagtgttcattctgtaaagagcactgtactagatacttgggagagtacagtagagttggaagacataattgcttccctcaaggagcttccaatcatgAGTATCACCTGGACATCTGGTGTCAAGCaatgtttattcaattattcatccGGAAAACCCTGTATTCTCAGCCTGAGAGGTGTATAAATTACTCAGCAAGGTGTTGCCAATTTAGGAAATTTCTCTTTCTCGATCAGTGCACTAATAGCATCCTCcagtcactctctctctctttctctctcttcttattTCAAGGAGAGAAGTTGAGGAGAACAGCTAAGAATCCACATAGGGAAAGGTTCCTGAGGTCATTTCAGAGTCAAGGAAAATCCCAAGCAAGAATCCTAGACCAGGATCCAG GTCTCCTCTCTCGGAAACCAGACTGGTGTGCAGCCACGATCATTCTGGGGATCACTGTGCTCATCCTGCTGGTCAGATCCATCTCCTTATTCCAGAAAG CCCTCAAGAACTGTGGAAATCCTGTGGGATCAGAGAAAAAGAACATGGGTTTTTCCAATGTTTCCTGTGAAGGTGATCCTGGGTACAAAAGCTCAGCACAGATTGCAGCCCCGTAA